The Mucilaginibacter sp. PAMB04168 genome contains the following window.
GGCTATTACTTTACCATTTTATTGTTTGGCCTATTCGCCGTAATCTCCGTGCAAAAGAGTGTAAGGGACCGGGCCGAAGGACTTGCAGTGACCGACTTATACTACGGCCTGAGCTGGTTTGCCACCATAGCTTCAATGATTCTGTTAACGATTGGCTTATGGAATGCTGGCATCGCCAGAAGTGAGAAAGGCTTTTACGCAATGGCTTTCTGCCTCAGCATATTTTCGGCCATTGCTGTACAAAAGAATACCCGCGACGCAAAGTTTATTGGAGATAAAGAACTGTAACGTAGCGGTTACTTCCCCGCAGTGCCTTGCCTTGCAAGCCTGCGGGGTTTTTTGTGTACCCTAATTTCTTAAATTACTCAGCCGACTTCAACCCTTTATTTAAATATCTGAAAAGTTTATTGCTCCCAAACTCACGAGCACCAATAGTTAACGTTAAGTAAACATGATAAATGGAGTTACAATTAAGTTGGTAGCGCCAATGGGAATTGTATATTCATTTAAAAGACATTCGTTCTTAACCATCCGAATATGGATCTGAGCCATTTAGTACCTGCAAAAGTAAAACGCTTTGGCAGACATCCTTTAAGGTACTACAACTATAGAGAAGCTTTGATCAATTTCAAGCAAGTCTGAAACAAAGACCCTGTAAATCAGCTTTACAGGGTTTTAATCTTAGTTGATACTCGTTTTGGTGGCGATTTTACAAATCTCGAACCATTTTCTATTTGATTTGCAATTATTAGCGAATTTAGACTTTTTAAATTTTTTGTTAAGAAAGTGTCATGGTAATAACCAACACCCTTACTTGGTAATTCCAATAAATTCTTCGTTTTCCCACAAATTTTGAAGTTCCGGGTATCGTTTGGCATCCATTTTAATCTGCGGCTCTAACTCAAAGGCTTTGTTCAACAATTGCAAACATTCTGCAGTTCTATTCTCAAGGTTTGACATAATTGCCATTCGATAGTAGTTCCAAGAGAACGGCTGTATTTTATTTAAGTTTTCAAACACCTCAAACGCAGATTGACGGTCACCTATACCCTTTAAATAAAGTCCTTTGCAGTATCCTAACTGGTATTGCGCCTCGGGCTTTATTTGTTGTTTAAACAACTCAAACTCCTTTAAGGCATCTTGTTTAGTT
Protein-coding sequences here:
- the yiaA gene encoding inner membrane protein YiaA, yielding MEPLQHKTDENSTFTKLTENGRNPFKPTAAFIGASWFALLSGTVAYCIGLWNASMQLNEKGYYFTILLFGLFAVISVQKSVRDRAEGLAVTDLYYGLSWFATIASMILLTIGLWNAGIARSEKGFYAMAFCLSIFSAIAVQKNTRDAKFIGDKEL